A section of the Triticum dicoccoides isolate Atlit2015 ecotype Zavitan chromosome 7A, WEW_v2.0, whole genome shotgun sequence genome encodes:
- the LOC119334133 gene encoding disease resistance protein RGA5-like — protein sequence MHADVHKIRDRLIHLDPQVRTWAGKVRELSYNMEDAVDAYMVRVYDGGHGELGPNNMKNRVNKFFKRTKKLFSKGRALHQICDAVQDAQGLAKELGELRQRYGLEAYTDGVGNAIDPRLKAMYRDATELVGIEDIRAEVIKKLLDGDGMSKQLLKTLSVVGFGGLGKTTLAKAMYDKIRAQFSCGVFVSVSRNPDITKIFKKMLYGLDSTKFSNINEAVRDNQQLIDELRIFLQDKRYLIVMYLIVIDDIWDKEVWKFIKCAFPKSDLGSRVITTTHITSVAQACCLSSHDIIHKTKSLNDDDSKRLFCKRIFPQGSEYPGELEEVSREILKKCGGVPLAIITIASLLASNDQDLKPKYQWDNILSSIGRGLADCGTGKDMQRILSFSYYNLPSHLKPCLLYLSIFPEDCEIDRDRLIWKWIDEGFIQGGEQGTRLFELGKRYFNELINRNLIQPVDVDFEGRTKACHIHDMALSSFQVLRVLDLEGCNIGKSSDQIDLSFLQNLLHLRYLGLRNTHVHFLPVEIGKLQFLQTLDLRTGGSMEAGNHNSPVHSCGKDLCPGLNLFNSVPERRIAGGDLDVYMGHLPSLEEVQVSLWSEENCLQVVRKAADRLELTLDAHPNCPTLFWYQYSFQPKDLEEEEQEEEEGLAAVGTVND from the exons atgcaCGCAGACGTCCACAAGATACGAGACCGTCTTATCCACCTCGACCCGCAGGTACGGACCTGGGCAGGCAAGGTCCGCGAGCTCTCCTACAACATGGAGGACGCCGTGGATGCCTACATGGTCCGTGTCTACGATGGTGGCCATGGTGAACTGGGCCCCAATAACATGAAGAATAGAGTCAATAAGTTCTTCAAGCGAACCAAGAAGCTGTTCAGCAAGGGCAGGGCTCTCCACCAAATCTGCGATGCTGTCCAAGATGCTCAAGGGCTCGCCAAGGAGCTGGGTGAGCTCCGTCAAAGGTATGGGCTCGAGGCATACACGGATGGTGTGGGGAATGCCATTGATCCTCGCCTCAAGGCTATGTATAGAGATGCCACGGAGCTTGTGGGCATCGAGGACATCCGGGCTGAGGTGATCAAAAAGCTCCTTGATGGGGATGGGATGTCGAAGCAGCTACTCAAGACACTGTCCGTTGTTGGATTTGGTGGATTGGGAAAGACAACCCTTGCCAAAGCGATGTATGACAAGATCAGGGCGCAGTTCAGTTGTGGAGTGTTTGTTTCCGTGTCTCGAAATCCTGACATCACAAAGATTTTTAAGAAGATGCTGTATGGACTTGACAGTACTAAGTTTTCAAATATCAATGAAGCTGTTAGGGACAACCAACAACTCATCGATGAACTGAGAATATTTCTTCAGGATAAGAG GTACTTAATCGTTATGTACTTAATCGTTATTGATGACATATGGGATAAAGAAGTATGGAAATTTATCAAGTGTGCTTTCCCTAAGAGTGATCTCGGTAGTCGAGTAATAACGACAACACACATAACCAGTGTCGCTCAAGCATGTTGCCTATCTAGTCATGACATTATTCATAAGACGAAATCTCttaatgatgatgactccaaaaggctcttctgcaAAAGAATATTCCCTCAAGGAAGTGAATATCCTGGTGAATTGGAGGAAGTATCTAGAGAAATTTTGAAGAAATGTGGTGGAGTACCACTAGCCATCATTACTATAGCTAGTCTTTTAGCCAGTAATGATCAAGACTTAAAGCCAAAGTATCAATGGGACAACATACTCAGTTCTATTGGCCGTGGACTTGCAGACTGTGGTACTGGAAAGGATATGCAGAGAATACTATCCTTTAGTTACTACAATCTTCCATCTCATCTGAAGCCTTGTTTATTATATCTCAGTATATTCCCGGAAGATTGTGAGATAGATAGAGACCGGTTGATATGGAAGTGGATAGATGAAGGCTTTATCCAAGGTGGAGAACAGGGAACTAGACTATTTGAgcttggaaagagatacttcaatgAGTTGATAAACAGAAACTTGATTCAACCTGTAGATGTTGATTTTGAAGGTAGGACGAAAGCTTGTCACATACATGATATGG CCCTTTCAAGCTTCCAAGTTCTGCGTGTACTGGATCTAGAAGGTTGTAATATTGGGAAAAGTAGCGACCAGATTGATCTTAGTTTTCTCCAGAATTTATTACACCTGAGGTATCTAGGGCTACGAAATACACATGTCCACTTTCTCCCGGTGGAAATAGGGAAGCTACAATTTTTGCAAACACTAGACTTGAGAACAGGTGGATCTATGGAG GCTGGAAACCACAATAGCCCAGTACACTCCTGTGGAAAG GATCTATGCCCAGGCTTGAATCTCTTCAATTCCGTGCCCGAGCGTCGCATCGCCGGTGGTGACTTGGACGTCTACATGGGACACCTCCCCTCTCTCGAGGAAGTCCAGGTTTCTCTTTGGTCCGAGGAAAACTGCTTGCAAGTAGTGCGAAAAGCAGCTGATAGGCTGGAGCTCACATTGGACGCCCATCCCAACTGTCCCACCCTTTTCTGGTATCAGTATT CTTTTCAACCCAAGGAtctcgaagaagaagaacaagaagaagaagaggggcttGCAGCAGTGGGCACCGTGAACGATTGA